The following are from one region of the Cytobacillus firmus genome:
- the ytfJ gene encoding GerW family sporulation protein: protein MSDHPIQGLMTTAMENLKEMIDVNTIIGDPVETPDGSVILTVSKVGFGFAAGGSEFMLDGQSGEEKGHPFGGGSGGGVSITPIAFLIVNSHGVKMVHLDESTHLYEKILDLAPQAVDKIQQMFNKKDGGSGSQQGQNQQENSDEYNGHKQDLDI, encoded by the coding sequence ATGTCTGACCATCCTATTCAAGGGCTTATGACAACTGCCATGGAAAACCTGAAAGAAATGATTGATGTTAACACAATAATAGGGGATCCAGTAGAAACCCCTGATGGCAGTGTAATTTTAACTGTTTCAAAGGTTGGCTTTGGCTTTGCAGCAGGAGGAAGCGAATTTATGCTTGATGGACAATCAGGCGAGGAAAAGGGCCACCCGTTTGGCGGGGGGAGCGGAGGCGGTGTCTCCATCACTCCAATCGCCTTTTTGATTGTCAATTCTCACGGGGTAAAAATGGTCCATCTTGATGAAAGCACTCATTTGTATGAGAAAATTCTTGACCTTGCCCCGCAGGCAGTCGATAAAATTCAGCAGATGTTTAATAAGAAAGACGGTGGCTCCGGCAGCCAGCAAGGCCAGAACCAGCAGGAAAACAGTGATGAGTACAACGGACATAAGCAGGATCTGGATATCTAA